Proteins from a single region of Salmo trutta unplaced genomic scaffold, fSalTru1.1, whole genome shotgun sequence:
- the LOC115181405 gene encoding ATPase family AAA domain-containing protein 2 isoform X2 — MVMLRSSGVGAEPATPKRNRVDLDTSSEFLSLKSASQTKSSRLKRGLNDSSSNTENTRNGHSMVKEEDSPPRRGSLRTRGQTVKHEVSLAKMNGQTKCPTKSPEKEEETGEHSTRKSPRLQGDGKASASSRDKQSEADATDEVEEEEASTLKTQFVLRPREEDSSVRRSSRITRYKRNSRNQSVLYNRLITNTAEAVLQKMDDMQKMRRRLRSRDTTEEDLVIYAGAKRKRTSERTDEGSEDPQENENEVTSSEEENDEEEGGKNNQADDEDDDDDDRNEDEEEEDDDDDDHDEDDNQKRYDFRQRKAAVRYQAPREEPKTKAIFFKTSRHLSPSRRRYRFSSTGPRSPYNIRRGNRSVSDRRRHAIHSSDSTSSSSSSSSSSSDDEKFQRRRRKSRNRSVNRCLPMNLLKEDVLGIHKDRMKIGASLADVDPMQIDQTVRFDSIGGLTRHISALKEMVVFPLLYPEVFERFKIQPPRGCLFYGPPGTGKTLVARALANECSQGERKVSFFMRKGADCLSKWVGESERQLRLLFDQAYQMRPSIIFFDEVDGLAPVRSSRQDQIHSSIVSTLLALMDGLDSRGEVVVIGATNRLDSIDPALRRPGRFDREFLFGLPDREARKDILQIHTRQWTPQPSASFLEELADKCVGYCGADMKAVCAEAALCALRRRYPQIYSSSQKLVLDVASISIGSRDFLSAMRKTVPASQRAVSSPAKALTPVVQPLLGAALQTVLGTVSRLFPHAEQGLKRDKRDNGVLPAGVLDADLLHSEEEDSSVCINGLSHKAKAAGGFLHFSRSVLNQPTSYRPRLLLAGRPGSGQSSHLAPAVLHALEKFTVYTLDMAVLFGVSTTSPEEACAQMFCEAKRTSPSILYIPHIQRWWDTVGSALRATFLSLLQDIPSFSPILLLATCNVPHSSLFPEVQDLFCAEYGEVLQVQVPTPQERRNFFDDLILNQAAKAPASKKKAVLAALEVLPVAPPLPPRMLTEKEQQRLEEQEEDTLRELRLFLRDVTNRLSQDKRFKAFTKPVDLEEVPDYATVIEQPMDLSTVLSNIDTHKYVTVKEFVHDVDLIWKNCLEYNPDKDPSDRQIRHRACALKDTVQAIVKDELDEDFEKICEDIKESRSTRGCSTSRFAPSYYHVHPKTRAVDAKSTDAAGPSKESTAAAPSAVTTPRPSAQKKKRRKSRWCNGIIRKRSSPHTSKDHSAVVESGEEEERRGAESEEEGGDAAESGVEELEITGVEETPMEQEEPAQQENQGRQPMEKDTKDSRTTEEATQPTTEATQPRVEEAVEARAGDHSSEGTQDPAVVVGAQENHILPEGGDNASITDKTEPQRVEVEEERTTEVAVRCVTQGLKYQGMQQVMAVDQELLDQKTKPPVVDHNKLKEMLQRAVSKTEGYEVYQLEKLYALLCQSIYRHRKDYDKTALLKEMENEIEDFS; from the exons ATGGTGATGCTACGCAGCAGCGGCGTGGGCGCTGAACCAGCAACTCCGAAGAGGAACCGGGTTGACTTGGATACGAGCTCCGAGTTTCTGTCGCTGAAGAGCGCATCGCAGACAAAGTCGAGTCGGCTGAAGAGAGGCCTGAATGACAGCTCCAGTAACACTGAAAACACGCGAAAT GGCCACTCAATGGTGAAGGAGGAGGATAGCCCTCCGAGACGAGGATCCCTGAGGACCAGGGGACAGACCGTCAAACATGAGGTGTCCTTGGCTAAAATGAATGGCCAGACAAAGTGCCCAACCAAGTCCCCtgagaaagaggaggaaactggtGAACACAGCACAAG GAAATCCCCAAGACTGCAGGGTGATGGAAAAGCCTCCGCGTCATCCAGGGACAAGCAATCTGAAGCTG ATGCTACTGATGAAGTTGAGGAAGAAGAGGCCTCTACTCTGAAGACCCAGTTTGTTCTGCGTCCCAGGGAGGAGGACAGCTCTGTGAGACGCAGCTCCAGGATCACCAGATACAAGCGCAACTCCAGGAACCAGTCTGTACTCTATAACCGCCTCATCACCAA TACAGCTGAGGCAGTGCTGCAGAAGATGGATGACATGCAGAAAATGCGTCGCCGGTTAAGAAGCAGGGATACTACAGAGGAG GACCTTGTAATCTATGCTGGGGCCAAGAGGAAAAGGACTTCTGAAAGAACCGATGAAGGAAGTGAAGACCCTCAAGAGAATGAAAATGAAGTGACCTCCAGTGAAGAGGAGAATGATGAGGAAGAGGGAGGCAAAAATAATCAGGCAGATGACGAAGACGACGATGATGACGACCGtaatgaagatgaggaggaggaggacgatgatgatgatgaccatGATGAAGATGACAACCAGAAACGTTATGACTTCAGGCAGAGGAAAGCTGCTGTTCGCTACCAGGCACCTCGAGAGG AGCCCAAGACGAAGGCCATCTTCTTCAAGACTTCAAGACACTTGTCCCCATCCAGGCGGAGGTATAGATTCAGCTCTACTGGTCCGAGAAGCCCTTACAACATAAGGAGAGGCAACAG GAGTGTGTCTGATAG AAGAAGACATGCCATCCACAGTAGTGACTccacctcctcgtcctcctcctcttcctcctcctcctctgatgATGAGAAGttccagaggaggaggaggaagagcaggaatAGATCGGTGAATAGATGTCTTCCCATGAATCTGCTGAAAGAGGATGTCCTGGGAATCCACAAGGACAGGATGAAGATTGGAGCCAGTCTAGCTGACGTTGACCCCATGCAGATAGACCAGACA GTGCGTTTTGACAGCATTGGGGGACTGACCAGACACATCTCTGCCCTGAAAGAGATGGTGGTCTTCCCTCTGCTTTACCCAGAGGTGTTTGAGAGGTTCAAGATCCAACCACCAAG gggctgTTTGTTCTACGGACCTCCTGGAACAGGGAAGACTCTAGTGGCCAGAGCGTTGGCTAACGAGTGCagtcagggagagaggaaggtctCTTTCTTCATGAGAAAGGGAGCAGACTGCCTCAGCAAGTGGGTGGGAGAGTCCGAACGGCAGCTACGTCTTCTCTTCGACCAG GCGTATCAGATGCGGCCATCGATTATATTCTTTGATGAAGTTGATGGGTTGGCTCCCGTCCGCTCCAGCAGACAAGACCAGATACACAG CTCCATCGTGTCCACTCTCCTTGCCCTGATGGATGGGTTAGACAGCAGAGGAGAGGTTGTGGTGATAGGAGCTACTAACCGTCTGGACTCTATAGACCCAGCTCTCAGGCGACCTGGACGCTTCGACCGAGAGTTCCTCTTTGGCCTGCCTGACAGAGAG GCTCGGAAGGATATTCTGCAGATCCACACCAGACAGTGGACTCCCCAGCCATCAGCCTCTTTCCTGGAGGAACTGGCAGACAAGTGTGTTG GTTACTGCGGTGCTGACATGAAGGCGGTATGTGCTGAGGCGGCTCTGTGTGCCCTGAGGAGACGCTATCCTCAGATTTACTCCTCGTCCCAGAAGCTGGTTTTAGATGTGGCATCGATCTCCATCGGCAGCAGGGACTTCCTGTCAGCCATGAGGAAGACAGTCCCAGCCTCCCAGAGAGCTGTGTCGTCCCCAGCCAAGGCTCTGACTCCTGTAGTCCAGCCACTGCTTGGTGCAGCCTTACAGACTGTACTGGGTACAGTTAGCAGGCTGTTCCCACATGCAGAACAGGGGCTCAAGAGAGACAAGCGAGACAACG GTGTCCTCCCAGCTGGTGTTTTAGATGCTGATCTCCTGCACAGTGAAGAGGAGGACTCCTCTGTCTGCATCAACGGTCTCTCTCACAAGGCCAAGGCAGCTGGGGGCTTCCTGCATTTCAGCAG GAGCGTGCTGAACCAGCCCACATCGTACCGTCCCAGGCTGCTGCTGGCGGGGCGTCCTGGGTCAGGTCAGAGCAGTCACCTGGCCCCTGCTGTGCTCCATGCCCTGGAGAAGTTCACAGTTTACACCCTGGACATGGCCGTGCTGTTCGGCGTCAGCACCACCTCTCCTGAGGAGGCCTGCGCTCAG ATGTTCTGTGAGGCCAAGAGGACGTCCCCCAGTATCCTTTATATCCCTCACATCCAGCGGTGGTGGGACACGGTGGGGTCTGCTCTCAGAGCTACCTTCCTCAGCTTGTTACAGGACATCCCCTCATTCTCACCCATCCTGCTGCTGGCCACCTGTAATGTCCCCCACAGCAGCCTCTTCCCTGAG GTCCAGGACCTGTTCTGTGCTGAGTATGGAGAGGTGCTCCAGGTTCAGGTCCCAACCCCACAGGAGAGAAGGAACTTCTTTGATGATCTCATCCTAAATCAGGCTGCCAAAGCTCCTGCATCCAAGAAGAAAGCAG TGCTTGCAGCCCTGGAGGTGCTCCCCGTGGCTCCCCCTCTTCCCCCGAGGATGCTGACGGAGAAGGAGCAGCAGCGATTGGAGGAGCAGGAAGAAGACACTCTCAGGGAGCTCCGCCTCTTCCTGCGTGATGTCACCAACCGCCTCTCTCAGGACAAACGCTTCAAGGCCTTCACCAAGCCCGTCGACCTGGAGGAG GTACCTGACTATGCTACAGTTATAGAGCAGCCCATGGACCTGTCCACTGTCCTCTCCAACATCGACACTCACAAGTACGTGACTGTGAAGGAGTTTGTACATGATGTGGATCTCATCTGGAAGAACTGTCTGGAATACAACCCTGACAAAGATCCTTCAG ACCGTCAGATCCGCCACAGAGCCTGTGCTCTGAAGGACACTGTTCAGGCCATCGTCAAAGACGAACTGGATGAAGACTTTGAGAAGATCTGCGAGGATATCAAGGAGTCCCGCAGCACAAGAG GTTGCTCCACTTCAAGGTTTGCTCCATCCTACTATCACGTTCATCCCAAGACAAGAGCAGTGGATGCCAAGAGCACCGATGCAGCAGGCCCCTCTAAAGAGTCTACCGCTGCTGCTCCCTCAGCTGTGACCACACCACGCCCTTCAG CTCAGAAGAAGAAGCGCAGGAAGAGCCGCTGGTGCAACGGCATCATCAGGAAAAGGTCCTCTCCTCACACTTCTAAAGACCACTCTGCTGTGGTGGAgtctggagaggaagaggagaggagaggggcagagagtgaggaggagggtgGTGATGCTGCAGAGTCAGGCGTGGAGGAGCTGGAGATCACTGGGGTTGAGGAGACCCCCATGGAGCAGGAGGAACCAGCCCAACAGGAGAACCAGGGCAGACAGCCCATGGAGAAAGACACTAAGGACAGCCGGACCACGGAGGAGGCTACCCAGCCCACAACGGAGGCTACCCAGCCCAGGGTGGAGGAAGCTGTGGAGGCTAGGGCTGGAGACCATAGCAGTGAGGGCACCCAGGACCCTGCAGTGGTGGTTGGAGCCCAGGAAAACCACATCTTACCAGAAGGGGGAGACAAT GCGTCCATTACAGACAAAACTGAGCCTCAGAGAGTGGAAGTGGAGGAAGAGAGAACCACAG AAGTAGCAGTGAGGTGTGTGACGCAGGGCTTGAAGTACCAGGGGATGCAGCAGGTGATGGCTGTTGACCAGGAGTTACTAGACCAGAAGACAAAGCCCCCTGTGGTGGATCACAACAAACTAAAG GAGATGCTTCAGAGAGCGGTGTCTAAGACTGAGGGATATGAGGTCTATCAACTGGAGAAGCTATACGCCTTGTTATGTCAGAGTATCTACAGACACCGCAAAGACTACGACAAGACTGCCCTGCTGAAG GAAATGGAAAATGAAATTGAAGATTTTTCATAA
- the LOC115181405 gene encoding ATPase family AAA domain-containing protein 2 isoform X4, with protein MVMLRSSGVGAEPATPKRNRVDLDTSSEFLSLKSASQTKSSRLKRGLNDSSSNTENTRNGHSMVKEEDSPPRRGSLRTRGQTVKHEVSLAKMNGQTKCPTKSPEKEEETGEHSTRKSPRLQGDGKASASSRDKQSEADATDEVEEEEASTLKTQFVLRPREEDSSVRRSSRITRYKRNSRNQSVLYNRLITNTAEAVLQKMDDMQKMRRRLRSRDTTEEDLVIYAGAKRKRTSERTDEGSEDPQENENEVTSSEEENDEEEGGKNNQADDEDDDDDDRNEDEEEEDDDDDDHDEDDNQKRYDFRQRKAAVRYQAPREEPKTKAIFFKTSRHLSPSRRRYRFSSTGPRSPYNIRRGNRRRHAIHSSDSTSSSSSSSSSSSDDEKFQRRRRKSRNRSVNRCLPMNLLKEDVLGIHKDRMKIGASLADVDPMQIDQTVRFDSIGGLTRHISALKEMVVFPLLYPEVFERFKIQPPRGCLFYGPPGTGKTLVARALANECSQGERKVSFFMRKGADCLSKWVGESERQLRLLFDQAYQMRPSIIFFDEVDGLAPVRSSRQDQIHSSIVSTLLALMDGLDSRGEVVVIGATNRLDSIDPALRRPGRFDREFLFGLPDREARKDILQIHTRQWTPQPSASFLEELADKCVGYCGADMKAVCAEAALCALRRRYPQIYSSSQKLVLDVASISIGSRDFLSAMRKTVPASQRAVSSPAKALTPVVQPLLGAALQTVLGTVSRLFPHAEQGLKRDKRDNGVLPAGVLDADLLHSEEEDSSVCINGLSHKAKAAGGFLHFSRSVLNQPTSYRPRLLLAGRPGSGQSSHLAPAVLHALEKFTVYTLDMAVLFGVSTTSPEEACAQMFCEAKRTSPSILYIPHIQRWWDTVGSALRATFLSLLQDIPSFSPILLLATCNVPHSSLFPEVQDLFCAEYGEVLQVQVPTPQERRNFFDDLILNQAAKAPASKKKAVLAALEVLPVAPPLPPRMLTEKEQQRLEEQEEDTLRELRLFLRDVTNRLSQDKRFKAFTKPVDLEEVPDYATVIEQPMDLSTVLSNIDTHKYVTVKEFVHDVDLIWKNCLEYNPDKDPSDRQIRHRACALKDTVQAIVKDELDEDFEKICEDIKESRSTRGCSTSRFAPSYYHVHPKTRAVDAKSTDAAGPSKESTAAAPSAVTTPRPSAAQKKKRRKSRWCNGIIRKRSSPHTSKDHSAVVESGEEEERRGAESEEEGGDAAESGVEELEITGVEETPMEQEEPAQQENQGRQPMEKDTKDSRTTEEATQPTTEATQPRVEEAVEARAGDHSSEGTQDPAVVVGAQENHILPEGGDNASITDKTEPQRVEVEEERTTEVAVRCVTQGLKYQGMQQVMAVDQELLDQKTKPPVVDHNKLKEMLQRAVSKTEGYEVYQLEKLYALLCQSIYRHRKDYDKTALLKEMENEIEDFS; from the exons ATGGTGATGCTACGCAGCAGCGGCGTGGGCGCTGAACCAGCAACTCCGAAGAGGAACCGGGTTGACTTGGATACGAGCTCCGAGTTTCTGTCGCTGAAGAGCGCATCGCAGACAAAGTCGAGTCGGCTGAAGAGAGGCCTGAATGACAGCTCCAGTAACACTGAAAACACGCGAAAT GGCCACTCAATGGTGAAGGAGGAGGATAGCCCTCCGAGACGAGGATCCCTGAGGACCAGGGGACAGACCGTCAAACATGAGGTGTCCTTGGCTAAAATGAATGGCCAGACAAAGTGCCCAACCAAGTCCCCtgagaaagaggaggaaactggtGAACACAGCACAAG GAAATCCCCAAGACTGCAGGGTGATGGAAAAGCCTCCGCGTCATCCAGGGACAAGCAATCTGAAGCTG ATGCTACTGATGAAGTTGAGGAAGAAGAGGCCTCTACTCTGAAGACCCAGTTTGTTCTGCGTCCCAGGGAGGAGGACAGCTCTGTGAGACGCAGCTCCAGGATCACCAGATACAAGCGCAACTCCAGGAACCAGTCTGTACTCTATAACCGCCTCATCACCAA TACAGCTGAGGCAGTGCTGCAGAAGATGGATGACATGCAGAAAATGCGTCGCCGGTTAAGAAGCAGGGATACTACAGAGGAG GACCTTGTAATCTATGCTGGGGCCAAGAGGAAAAGGACTTCTGAAAGAACCGATGAAGGAAGTGAAGACCCTCAAGAGAATGAAAATGAAGTGACCTCCAGTGAAGAGGAGAATGATGAGGAAGAGGGAGGCAAAAATAATCAGGCAGATGACGAAGACGACGATGATGACGACCGtaatgaagatgaggaggaggaggacgatgatgatgatgaccatGATGAAGATGACAACCAGAAACGTTATGACTTCAGGCAGAGGAAAGCTGCTGTTCGCTACCAGGCACCTCGAGAGG AGCCCAAGACGAAGGCCATCTTCTTCAAGACTTCAAGACACTTGTCCCCATCCAGGCGGAGGTATAGATTCAGCTCTACTGGTCCGAGAAGCCCTTACAACATAAGGAGAGGCAACAG AAGAAGACATGCCATCCACAGTAGTGACTccacctcctcgtcctcctcctcttcctcctcctcctctgatgATGAGAAGttccagaggaggaggaggaagagcaggaatAGATCGGTGAATAGATGTCTTCCCATGAATCTGCTGAAAGAGGATGTCCTGGGAATCCACAAGGACAGGATGAAGATTGGAGCCAGTCTAGCTGACGTTGACCCCATGCAGATAGACCAGACA GTGCGTTTTGACAGCATTGGGGGACTGACCAGACACATCTCTGCCCTGAAAGAGATGGTGGTCTTCCCTCTGCTTTACCCAGAGGTGTTTGAGAGGTTCAAGATCCAACCACCAAG gggctgTTTGTTCTACGGACCTCCTGGAACAGGGAAGACTCTAGTGGCCAGAGCGTTGGCTAACGAGTGCagtcagggagagaggaaggtctCTTTCTTCATGAGAAAGGGAGCAGACTGCCTCAGCAAGTGGGTGGGAGAGTCCGAACGGCAGCTACGTCTTCTCTTCGACCAG GCGTATCAGATGCGGCCATCGATTATATTCTTTGATGAAGTTGATGGGTTGGCTCCCGTCCGCTCCAGCAGACAAGACCAGATACACAG CTCCATCGTGTCCACTCTCCTTGCCCTGATGGATGGGTTAGACAGCAGAGGAGAGGTTGTGGTGATAGGAGCTACTAACCGTCTGGACTCTATAGACCCAGCTCTCAGGCGACCTGGACGCTTCGACCGAGAGTTCCTCTTTGGCCTGCCTGACAGAGAG GCTCGGAAGGATATTCTGCAGATCCACACCAGACAGTGGACTCCCCAGCCATCAGCCTCTTTCCTGGAGGAACTGGCAGACAAGTGTGTTG GTTACTGCGGTGCTGACATGAAGGCGGTATGTGCTGAGGCGGCTCTGTGTGCCCTGAGGAGACGCTATCCTCAGATTTACTCCTCGTCCCAGAAGCTGGTTTTAGATGTGGCATCGATCTCCATCGGCAGCAGGGACTTCCTGTCAGCCATGAGGAAGACAGTCCCAGCCTCCCAGAGAGCTGTGTCGTCCCCAGCCAAGGCTCTGACTCCTGTAGTCCAGCCACTGCTTGGTGCAGCCTTACAGACTGTACTGGGTACAGTTAGCAGGCTGTTCCCACATGCAGAACAGGGGCTCAAGAGAGACAAGCGAGACAACG GTGTCCTCCCAGCTGGTGTTTTAGATGCTGATCTCCTGCACAGTGAAGAGGAGGACTCCTCTGTCTGCATCAACGGTCTCTCTCACAAGGCCAAGGCAGCTGGGGGCTTCCTGCATTTCAGCAG GAGCGTGCTGAACCAGCCCACATCGTACCGTCCCAGGCTGCTGCTGGCGGGGCGTCCTGGGTCAGGTCAGAGCAGTCACCTGGCCCCTGCTGTGCTCCATGCCCTGGAGAAGTTCACAGTTTACACCCTGGACATGGCCGTGCTGTTCGGCGTCAGCACCACCTCTCCTGAGGAGGCCTGCGCTCAG ATGTTCTGTGAGGCCAAGAGGACGTCCCCCAGTATCCTTTATATCCCTCACATCCAGCGGTGGTGGGACACGGTGGGGTCTGCTCTCAGAGCTACCTTCCTCAGCTTGTTACAGGACATCCCCTCATTCTCACCCATCCTGCTGCTGGCCACCTGTAATGTCCCCCACAGCAGCCTCTTCCCTGAG GTCCAGGACCTGTTCTGTGCTGAGTATGGAGAGGTGCTCCAGGTTCAGGTCCCAACCCCACAGGAGAGAAGGAACTTCTTTGATGATCTCATCCTAAATCAGGCTGCCAAAGCTCCTGCATCCAAGAAGAAAGCAG TGCTTGCAGCCCTGGAGGTGCTCCCCGTGGCTCCCCCTCTTCCCCCGAGGATGCTGACGGAGAAGGAGCAGCAGCGATTGGAGGAGCAGGAAGAAGACACTCTCAGGGAGCTCCGCCTCTTCCTGCGTGATGTCACCAACCGCCTCTCTCAGGACAAACGCTTCAAGGCCTTCACCAAGCCCGTCGACCTGGAGGAG GTACCTGACTATGCTACAGTTATAGAGCAGCCCATGGACCTGTCCACTGTCCTCTCCAACATCGACACTCACAAGTACGTGACTGTGAAGGAGTTTGTACATGATGTGGATCTCATCTGGAAGAACTGTCTGGAATACAACCCTGACAAAGATCCTTCAG ACCGTCAGATCCGCCACAGAGCCTGTGCTCTGAAGGACACTGTTCAGGCCATCGTCAAAGACGAACTGGATGAAGACTTTGAGAAGATCTGCGAGGATATCAAGGAGTCCCGCAGCACAAGAG GTTGCTCCACTTCAAGGTTTGCTCCATCCTACTATCACGTTCATCCCAAGACAAGAGCAGTGGATGCCAAGAGCACCGATGCAGCAGGCCCCTCTAAAGAGTCTACCGCTGCTGCTCCCTCAGCTGTGACCACACCACGCCCTTCAG CAGCTCAGAAGAAGAAGCGCAGGAAGAGCCGCTGGTGCAACGGCATCATCAGGAAAAGGTCCTCTCCTCACACTTCTAAAGACCACTCTGCTGTGGTGGAgtctggagaggaagaggagaggagaggggcagagagtgaggaggagggtgGTGATGCTGCAGAGTCAGGCGTGGAGGAGCTGGAGATCACTGGGGTTGAGGAGACCCCCATGGAGCAGGAGGAACCAGCCCAACAGGAGAACCAGGGCAGACAGCCCATGGAGAAAGACACTAAGGACAGCCGGACCACGGAGGAGGCTACCCAGCCCACAACGGAGGCTACCCAGCCCAGGGTGGAGGAAGCTGTGGAGGCTAGGGCTGGAGACCATAGCAGTGAGGGCACCCAGGACCCTGCAGTGGTGGTTGGAGCCCAGGAAAACCACATCTTACCAGAAGGGGGAGACAAT GCGTCCATTACAGACAAAACTGAGCCTCAGAGAGTGGAAGTGGAGGAAGAGAGAACCACAG AAGTAGCAGTGAGGTGTGTGACGCAGGGCTTGAAGTACCAGGGGATGCAGCAGGTGATGGCTGTTGACCAGGAGTTACTAGACCAGAAGACAAAGCCCCCTGTGGTGGATCACAACAAACTAAAG GAGATGCTTCAGAGAGCGGTGTCTAAGACTGAGGGATATGAGGTCTATCAACTGGAGAAGCTATACGCCTTGTTATGTCAGAGTATCTACAGACACCGCAAAGACTACGACAAGACTGCCCTGCTGAAG GAAATGGAAAATGAAATTGAAGATTTTTCATAA